A window of the Oscillospiraceae bacterium genome harbors these coding sequences:
- the coaE gene encoding dephospho-CoA kinase (Dephospho-CoA kinase (CoaE) performs the final step in coenzyme A biosynthesis.), whose amino-acid sequence MASFVIGLTGPTGAGKSTWTAAFRALGCAVIDCDALAKTVTESPAVQQKLQGEFGTDILQNGILNRRLLAARAFADAASVQRLNAITHPAIGAEIAREMRLYEKQNVRAVVIDAPLLFEGGLEKLCRVTAAVLAPRQVRLARIEKRDGITPKEAERRMASQHDDAFFRQHADCILDGALPQADIPARAQVQLGLWLGENV is encoded by the coding sequence TTGGCTAGCTTTGTCATCGGCCTGACCGGCCCCACCGGCGCCGGAAAGTCAACATGGACGGCTGCTTTCCGTGCACTGGGCTGTGCGGTCATTGACTGTGATGCGCTGGCAAAAACAGTCACCGAAAGTCCTGCAGTGCAGCAAAAGCTGCAAGGTGAGTTCGGTACAGATATTTTACAGAATGGTATTTTAAACCGCCGGCTGCTAGCGGCGCGTGCTTTTGCGGATGCTGCTTCTGTGCAGCGGCTGAATGCCATTACCCACCCGGCCATCGGTGCCGAGATTGCCCGGGAAATGCGGCTGTACGAAAAGCAGAATGTGCGGGCGGTCGTTATCGACGCCCCACTGCTTTTTGAGGGCGGCCTTGAAAAACTCTGCCGGGTCACAGCGGCGGTGCTGGCCCCGCGGCAGGTGCGCCTGGCGCGCATAGAAAAGCGCGATGGCATTACCCCAAAAGAGGCAGAGCGCCGTATGGCTTCGCAGCATGATGATGCCTTTTTTCGGCAGCACGCCGATTGTATTTTAGACGGTGCTTTGCCGCAGGCGGACATTCCCGCCCGTGCACAGGTGCAGCTGGGTCTTTGGCTTGGTGAAAACGTATGA